TTGCTGGCCTTTGCCACAGGACCGGCCCTGTTAGTGGTTGCGGGGGTGTTGATGGGTAGCGGATTTGGCCTGTCGGTTCCGCTGGTTAACCACATGGTGGTGGAACACAGCCCGGTGGGACTCCGGGGGCAACATCTGGCCTACCTGTCGATGGCCATTTTCCTGGGCCAGTTTCTCTCGTCATTTATGGAATTTATCCCGGGGAACCGGCCACGAATTTTTCTGGGTGCGGCGGCGCTGGCCGTGGTGGTGACAGCACTTTTGTGGCGCTGGCACGCGGCGTTGCCGGGTGAAAAACAGGAGAGCGAAGCTCTCCCGTAAAGCTTCAGAGTGGGGGAATAAAGGCTTTAACCACATCCTGCCACGGCGTGGTTGGGCGACCAGTCAGCTTGCTCAGGGTGTGGCTCTGATCAAACAGCGCCCCTTTTGCCGCACCGGCATCAGAATCTGCCAGCATTTCTGCCAGCCAGTCTGGCAGTCCTGCGCCTTTCAGCGCGGCGGCAAAATCCGCCTGCGGCATATCAATATACTCAATGTTCATACCGCTTTGGGCGGCGATTTCAGCGGTGTATTCTTCAAGCGTATAGGCGGTATCACCAGCCAGCTCGTAGATGTTGCCAGCAGCATCCGGACGGGTCAGAACCGCAGCTGCCGCTTCGGCGTAATCCTGACGGCTTGCCGAAGCGATTTTCCCCTGTGCCGCCGCGCCGATAAACGCGCCGTGCGTAATGGCTGGAGCGATACTGGCCGCATAGTTTTCGCTGTACCAGCCGTTGCGCAGAATGGCATAAGGTACGCCTGAAGCGATCAACGCCTGCTCGGTGGCGCGGTGTTCGCTGCCCAGACCCATTGGGGTGGTATCTGCATGCAGCAGGCTGGTGTAAGCCAGTAACGAAACGCCCGCTTCTTTGGCGGCGGCAATCACGGCTTTATGCTGAGCTTCGCGCGCGCCCACTTCACTGGAAGAGATCAGCAACACTTTCTCCACACCACTAAACGCACTCAGCAGCGTTTCAGGCCGGGAGTAGTCGGCCTCACGCACCTGCACGCCCAGCGCCGCAAGCTCCGTCGCTTTTTCGGGGGTTCGTACTGCCGCAATAATTTCCGCAGCAGGCACCTTGTTCAGTAAAGCCTCAATCACTAAGCGGCCAAGCTGGCCTGTCGCGCCGGTAACAGCAATCATGATCTTCTCCTGGTTTGGGTATACAGCGCATTCAGCGGCCCTGAAATGGCCGGAATCGCTTTCACCTCACTACCCTATGCCATACACTAATCAAAAGTAAGTACTTACAGGAATGTTAGTGTGATAAAAAATGATTCAGCCTGTACCTCACTCAGCGACAAGTTTCGCCGGGGTGAACTGTTCGATGTTAATTGCCCTTCACGGGATGTGCTGAAACGCCTGACCAGCCGCTGGAGCCTGCTGATCCTGGTCGCCCTGCAGGACGACAGGCTACGCTTCAGTGAATTGCGCAGGAAAATAGGCGGCATCAGCGAAAGAATGCTGGCGCAAACCCTGCGGTTGATGGAAGAGGATGGCTTTGTGGAGCGCACAGCTTACGACGTCATTCCACCGCATGTGGAATATCATCTCTCCCCACTGGGGCATGAAGTTCGCGAGCAGGTGGTTGGGCTGGCAGACTGGATTGAAATGAACCTGCATCAGATTCTGCAAAAACGCCGGGAATTTACCGGCGAGAGTGAAGAATAAAATTCCATGCTCAGGTCAGAAAAAACAGCAGGAGAAAAAAATCATGGAACCTAAGATTGGTGTAGGCGTACTGATTGTGCGGGAAGGCAAACTGTTACTGGGCCGACGTCTGGGAAGTCATGGCGCAGAAAGCTGGTCAGCGCCCGGCGGACATCTGGAGTTTGGCGAGACACCTGAAGCCTGCGCGCAGCGGGAAGTGCTGGAAGAGACGGCACTGATTGTAGGTAAAACCAGCAGAGTGACCTTCACTAACGACTTTTTTAATGAGGAAAAGAAACACTACGTTACGCTTTTTCTACTGGCGGAGGAGTTCAGCGGCACGCCGGAACGCTGTGAACCAGAGAAATGCGCCGGGTGGGCATGGTTTGCAGCAGATGAATTACCTGAGCCTCTGTTTGCTCCGCTGGCAACGCTTCATCAGCAGGGTGAGCTGTTACCATTATTAAATCACGTCTGAGAAAACGTGCCCGCTGGCATCCTGAAGCAATACCCACGGGTCTCAGATACAGTGTGGCCAGATTGCCCGGCTGGCATTAATACCTCGCCGAAAGACAATCAGCCACGCACCCTTTACCCTATCGTCACCAGGCGCCCTTCTCTGGCACTCAGCAGCGCGGCATCCAGCACTTCCAGCGTCATGATCGCCTGCCCGGCAGTCACTGGCGGTTCAGTCCCTTCCCGCACGGCTTTGGCAAAGGCTTCGTAATAAGCGTGATAACAGCCCTGAGCTGAAGGGATACGCTCTTCGCCCTCAGCCGTACGCAGGGTGCCCCAGTATTCCGGCTGCTCATATCCCCAATTAGCCAGATCCTCTGTTGGACGTTTGCCAGCAAAAATGGCCTGAGCCTGAACGTCCGTACCGTTCGAGACATAACTCCCCCGATCGCCATAAGCACGGATATCCCGCGCTGAAAGATGGTTGAGCTTGCTAGAAGAGATATGTGAATGGACGCCGCTGGTGTGGTTCAGGGTAATGACGAAACTGGCATCCGTGGGGCCTTCAGGCCGTTCCACCAGATCGGTCTGCGCCAGAACCGATTTCACCGGCCCCAGCAGCCACACGGCCTGGTCAACCAGATGGCTGCCCATATCCCGCAGTAACCCTCCCATTTCACCACCTTCCAGCGTGTTGGGGTCATTCAGATCCATTCTGTTATGCACCCGCCATAGTTTGCCTACCCGCTGCTGTTCCAGTACTTCGCGCAGCGTGAGGATATCGGCATCAAAACGGCGGTTATGGTAAACCCCCAGCACCACGCCTTTAGCTTTGGCGGCGGCGGCCAGTTCACGTCCTGTGCTGGCATCCGGAGCAAAAGGCTTGTCAGCAATCACCGCCACACCGGCATTAATGGCTTCCAGCACCAGTTCCCGGCGGGTCTGCGGCGGCGTGGTGATGGTCACGATATCCACGCCCGCCTCCAGCAGCGCAGTCAGACTGGGATAGACTGGAACATCAGGAAAATCAGCTTTGACGCGCGCTATCGTCGCCTCAGCTCTGGCCACCACGCCTGCCAGCTCAACGCCGCTGGCTGCCGAGATAAAAGGTGCATGAAAATGTTGTCCGCCGGTGCCGTAGCCCACTAATCCAATTCGCATTATTTTCTCCTGTCGCTATGAGTCATTCAGTTTTTAACTTTAGACAGTTGGCAGGCTTCTCGCGAGCGGCGTTATGCCGGGGCATTTATAAAACAGAGATTTACAGAGAGAGACGCACAGATCTACGTGCACCTGCACCATAACGGCGCCCACTTAAAGGGCGTAATTTCTTCCCTGCCGGGGAGATCAGCCTGAATCAGGGGAAACAGTACGTCAGACTTAATTCAGCTTATGAAACACATCAAAGCTGAAATATTTTTTCGCCAGCTTGTCGTAGACGCCATTCTTGTGCAGTTCAGCCAGCGCCGTGTTGATCTGCTCCACGCGGGCCTGATCGTCCTTGCGCAGCCCGATACCTACGCCCTCACCGAAGTATTTTTTGTCATACAGCGTATCGCCGCTAATCTGGTAATCCTTGCCCTGTGGCGATTTCAGGAAGCCGGTTTCTGCAGAAGCGGCGCTGGTCAGCGTAGCCTCTACGCGACCAGAGGCCAGGTCAGGCCAGATCTCTTCCTGATTAGGATAGGAGACCACATTGATTCCCGCGGCGGCCCAGACGGCTTTGGCATAGGTCTCCTGAGTTGTGCCCTGCGCCACGCCGACGTTTTTGCTTTTCAGTGAAGCCACATCAGGCTTCAACCCGCTGTTCTTTTTGGTCACCAGCGCACTCGGCGTGTTGTAAATCATGTCGGTGAAGGCCACCTGCTGGCGGCGTTTCTCTGTCATTGCCATAGCTGAAAGGATCGCATCAAACTTCCGCGCCTGAAGCGCCGGGATGATGCCATCATAACCGGTCTGCACCCAGACACACTTCACCTTCATCTGATGGCAAAGCGCATTACCCATATCAATATCGAACCCCTGCAGGGAGCCATCCGGTGCTTTAGACTCAAACGGCGGAAAAGTCGGATCCACGCCAAAACGCAGCGACTCAGCGGCAAAAGCCGTGGTGCTGGCACAGGCGAACATCACCAGCGCGGAAAGGGCGATTTTTTTCATGCAAGGCTCCCGGGATCAAAAAGTCATAAAAAAAGACAGTGGTCCTATTTCATAACATGATTTATTACGCAAAGTGGGGATTTTTTCTTCTTTGAACGTAGCTTCAGGGCAAAAAAAGAGCCTTCGTTATGAAGACCCTGAGGTTATTGACAAGGGTGCAGGCTCAGGGAGCATATGCCTTTCACAAAGACGCAAAAATCGCCATCCATGGCAGCTCAGCACGGGCCGTCCATGGCCCGTGATGCTTTGTTCAAGGCATAGGCTCCCATCGCTTCGGGGTTCGGAAGCAGTCTGAGAGCCTTCAAAATAAAAGCCCTGAGCCTGCACCTTAGCAAGGGATTAGCGTTGAGGTGCCACATCCGGATACATGGCTAACAGACGGCGGGTAACGCCGTTGGTCCAGCCAAAGCCATCCTGCAGCGGGTATTCACCGCCGCCAGCCAGCACGGGAGCGCGGCCAGCAACGTTATACTTTTCAACCATCTTATGGTGACGATGATAGGTCGCGCCAACAACCTGTAACCAGCGGGCGGCGATCTCTTTCGCCAGCAGCTCTTCGCCGTAGTTGTTGAAGCCCTGAATCGCCATCCATTGCATTGGTGCCCAGCCATTAGGCTTATCCCACTGCTCACCCGTCTCTTCAACGGTGCAAAGGATCCCGCCCGGTGCCAGCAGATGCGAACGGATAGCCGCGGCGGTCTGTGTGGCCTGTTCCAGGCTTGCCATGCCGACATACAATGGCGTAACAGAGGCCGCCGAGAAGGCGCCTTTTTCGCGGTCGCGCCAGTTATAATCACGGTACAGGCCCGCTTCGTTATCCCAGAGATAACGGTCCAGGATTTCGCGGCGGCGCACGGCTTTCTGCTGGAATTGCTCAGCAGTGGCCTGGTCGTTTCTGCCGGCTGATAACCGCGCAATAGTGGTTTCCAGCTTGTAAAGAAACGCGTTCAGGTCAACCGGCACAATGCTGGTGGTCTGGATACTTTCCAGACGGCCCGGCTCGCTGAGCCAGCGTGACGAGAAGTCCCAGCCTGAAGCCGCTCCGGCACGTAAATCACGATAGACTTCACTGGAAGGTCGGGCCGAATTTCTGGCGGTCTCCACATCCTCAATCCAGGACTCATCACGCGGCGTATCCCGGTCGTCCCAGTAACGGTTAAGTACCGAACCATCAGACAGCATCACAACATGGCGATAAGCTTCGTTGGGCGTCAGCGTTTCTTCACCATCCATCCAGAAAGCATATTCACGCTTCAGATGTTTCAGATAACGGTGCGCTTCATTGATACCGTCCTTTTCAAACAGCTCAACCATCAGGGCGAAAACCGGTGGCTGTGAACGGCTCAGGTAGTATGTGCGGTTACCATTTGGGATATGGCCATAGGTATCGATCATCCAGGCGAAGTTGTCAGCCATGCTTTTCAGCAGATCGGTACGGCCACTGGCGGCGAAGCCCAGCATGCTGAAGTAGGAATCCCAATAGTAGGCTTCACCAAAGCGCCCACCCGGCACCACGTAAGGCTGGGGCAGAGGGAGCAATGATGAGAATTCGGAATGTTTTTCCGGCTTGCGTGTTAACACCGGCCACAGCGAATCGATATGTTCGCCCATGCTTTTATTGGGGTCAGAAACATAGCGGCTGTCATGGACTTTAGGCAGATCGAAATTCTCCAGCACGAACGCTAACAGATTAAAATCTTCGCGTTCACGCTGCATAAAATAGCGGTACAGAATTCTTTCAGGTTCCAGCTTTGGCGCACAGTCCGCAAACGTTTTACTGTCGGTAAATATCCGCGACGTTTGCACTGCCTCAAATAACTCCTGATAACGGTCGGACGGCGTTAACATGTCCGGTGCAGGAAGACCGCGAATGGGCTCAGGTTGTGGCTCCACTATCGCGTCCAGACCCGCCTCATAATCATGATAACAGGTTTCATAATCGGTCTGGTTATTGTCAATGATTAGGTCATTATGGTTAAAAGTGATAAAAACCTCCTGATGCCAATTGATATCGACAATGTCATTTGCAAGAAGCCTTTATTATAGTATCCGCGTCTCACAACGCAACCTGATGAATTTATTACGGGACATGAAATTATATTTCAAAAAATAAATATTGCCCTGTGCAGGCGATATTCCCCGCCCTCATTCACACCCATTATTATTCCCCCACATAACTTGACATAATTCGTGAATTTTTTAAGACAATTCTTCTGAATGTGCCGGTTCGACTGGTGCAAAAAGCAGCCATTAAAGCTAGCAACTCTCATAGCAATAGCTCAGAATTCCGGCGTTTTGGTCCTTAATCCAAATATTCCTGCGTGCGGGTTCGCTGTGTGAAATAAACACTAAATTGCCATTCGGTAAGCCGGAAGAAAAATAATTGCTTTTACCCTTTACAGGATATTTAAACAGTCGAATACTGTACGGGCCAGAACGCCGTGTGCTCCCCGCCACGTCTGGCATCAATAAGTTTATCTGATAGCAAACCAGACCTGAAAATAACTAAGGAACTCTTGTGGCACCGGTAGTAAATAAATCCGCAGCGTTGCACTCGGAAAGCCTCTCTGACGAGGATGACAGTTTAGTTTCCCCCCTTGATAATACCGCACCCATAAATAAAACCTATATAACGCGAGGCACGCGCCGGTTTATGCATGCCACGCTGGCGTTATTTTGTGCCGGGCTCTCTACTTTTGCCGTACTTTACTGCGTTCAGCCGATCCTGCCGGTGTTCTCGCAAAGCTTCCATCTCACGCCCGCTCAGAGCAGCCTGTCGCTCTCGGTGACCACGGCAATGATGGCGCTCGGCCTGTTGGTAACAGGGCCACTGTCGGATGCGATCGGGCGTAAGTCGGTGATGTCTGTTTCAATGCTGCTGGCGGCCCTTTTCACTCTGATGTGCGCCACCATGAGCAGTTGGGAAGGCGTACTCGCTATGCGGGCGCTAACGGGGCTTGCCCTGAGCGGCGTGGCAGCCGTGGCGATGACCTGGTTAAGCGAAGAGCTGCACCCGGTGTTTCTCTCCTTTTCGATGGGGCTCTACATCAGCGGCAACTCTATAGGCGGGCTGGTGGGCAGGCTCTCTACCGGGATGCTGGCAGACCATTTTTCGTGGAACGTTTCGCTGTTTGTGGTCGGGTTGTTTGCCCTGGCAGCGGCTGCGCTGTTCTTCCGTCTGCTGCCCCCTTCTCAACATTTCCGCGCCTGTTCGCTGCGTCCGCGTAAGCTGCTGGTGAACTTTATGTTCCAGTGGCGGGATATGGGCCTGCCAATGCTGTTCCTCGTCGGGTTTATTCTGATGGGCAGTTTTGTCACCCTGTTCAACTACGTCAGCTATCGCTTTATGGCGGCCCCGTTCTCACTCAGCCAGACAGTGGTGGGCTTGCTTTCCGTGGTCTATCTGACCGGAACCTTCAGTTCACCGCGTGCCGGGATGATGACGGTAAAGTATGGGCGTGGCGTAGTGCTGATGGGATCGCTGACCATGATGCTGGTGGGGCTGCTGGCTACTCAGTTCACCAGCCTGTTTCTGGTGCTGCCCGGCCTGATGCTGTTTGCCGGAGGCTTTTTCGCCGCACACTCGGTCGCCAGCAGCTGGGTCGGCCATCGCGCACGCCGTGCCAGAGGCCAGGCTTCTTCGCTGTATCTGTTCTTCTACTACCTGGGTTCCAGCGTGGCGGGCACCCTGGGTGGCGTGTTCTGGCATAACTGGGGCTGGATGGGCGTTTCGGCTTTTGTGGCTGTGATGCTGAGCGGCGGCCTGTTCTTAGCTAACAATCTGCGTAAAATTCCGGTACTGGTGAAGAAAGTTCGCTGATCTGCGGGCGGAGGTCAGCCTCCGCCCCTGCTGCTTAACTGCTGCGCTGATGATTTACTTCCCCCTGCTCAACCATTAAGCTACGGCCCTCATTATTTTCCTGACTATCCCCCCGCCTGCACCCTTTTCCAGGCAGCCCTTAAAGGAACACATTCGTGACGTTGACACTCTGGCTGGCCTATACCGGGATCATTGCCACCCTTATCGCTATCCCTGGCCCCTCGGCGCTGATCAATATGACCCACGGCTTACGCTATGGTCGCCGCTGTGCGCTGGCTACCGTACTGGGTGGCGTGCTCTCTGCTATGACCCTGATGACCGCCTCCGCGTTAGGCCTGGGAGCGATTCTGGCCGCCTCCACGACCGCCTTTACCGTACTGAAGGTAGTGGGCGCGGCTTATCTGATCTGGCTCGGTATCAGCGCCTGGCGTGACCCTGGTCACGTAGAAAATGCCGTCGCTACAGAGCAGCCAGAAGAGCGGCCCGACAGCCTGAAACTGTTCCGCAAAGGCTATATGGTAGGGATCAGCAATCCTAAAGATCTGCTATTTTTCGCCGCACTGTTCCCTAACTTCATTGATGCCAGCCAGCCCCATGCGGCGCAGTTCGCCACGCTGGCGGTGACCTGGGCGGTGATCGATTTCAGCCTGATGTTTGCCTATGCCTGCGCCGGACGCCGGCTCTCCTCTGTGTTTGCCAACCCAAAACGTTTGCGGATGCTGAACCGTTCTACCGGCACCCTGTTCGTTTTTGCTGGCAGCGCGCTGGCCATTTCAGCCAGATGATTTCCGGAGCCGGCCATGAGCGACGTTGAGAACCTGCAGGGAATGGTCGTCTTCGCCAAAGTGGTGGAGACGCTGAGTTATACCGAAACGGCAAAGCTGCTGGGAATATCAAAATCTTCAGTCAGCAAAGAGATCTCAGCGCTGGAGGTCCGGCTTGGCACCAAACTGCTGCAGCGCACGACGCGTAAAATCCTGGTGACCGATGTCGGCATGACCTGGTATCACTACTGCGCCCGCATCCTCAGCGAAGTCAAAAGCGCCGATCTGTTTATTCGTCAGTATCACGAAGAACCCACCGGCAGCCTGCGAGTGGTCGCCCCTGTCACCTTTGGCTGCCAGTGCATCGTGCCGGTGCTGAATGCGTTCGTGGCGAACAACCTGCATGTGAGTGTTGATCTGGATCTTACCGACAGGCCGGTCAATCTGGTTGATGACAATGTCGATCTGGCGATTGTTATCCGCCGCGATGCTCCCGAACACGGGCACAGCAAACTGCTGATGGATATCAGCTGGGGCCTGTACGCCTCTCCGGATTATCTGCACCGTTTTCCGCCGATTACCCAGCCTGACGATCTGCCCCGCCATGACTTTGCCCTGTTTCGCGGCCCGGCCCACACCATCTCCCTGCCGTTCCGCAAAGAGAAACAGAAGCTGGATATCGAAGTGCGCAGCCGTTTTCGCGCCAATAACAGCACTGCACTGGTGAATACGGCCATTGCACAGACGGGGATCGCCTATCTGCCAGCCTATGTGGCGCAGGAAGCGGTTAAAGAAGGCAAACTGTGTCAGGTGTTACCCGAATGGGAAATGGATGTGTATCAGTCATGGATCCTGACCAGAGAGAGCAGCCTGATTTCACCGCGCGTCAGGGTATTTATTGAAGCGTTACAGAAGGCTTTAGGGCAGCAAAAATAGCGGGCGGAAACGATGTTCCGCCCCTGTCAGGCTTAGTAGTAGTTACCGTGACGGTAATCCCAGGTGGTGAAGGTATCTGACAGCATGGACATGATTTTGTCGACATCCAGGCCTTTACGGATCAGCACCGGACACGGCGTGATATTACGCTCGCCTTTCTGCTCTGGAACCAGTTTGCCCTGCTCGTCCACCATCGCCACCATCACACCCTGCTCGTAACGGGTTTTCTCAGACTCATTCGCCTGGATGGATTTCACGTAGTCGTTGGCTTCAATAATCAGGTCAGCGTGAGCTTCGATGCGCTCGCCGATGCCTTCAACCAGGCCACGGTTGCCTTTGCCTGATGGATTCGCGGAGCTGGCGAAGGAGAATTTACCGTGGTTTTCCCACAGCTCTTTCGCCAGATTCTCGCCAGGGATGCCGAATTTGATCACGAAGCAGCTGGTCTGACGGCGATCCATCATCAGATCTTTAGAACCGTCTTCCGGGATGCGCGCCACGGCTTCTTCTTTCCACGGCAGGATGCAGCCCAACAGCACGTCTTTGTCCCAGTGCTGCTGATACAGCGATTCGATTTCCGGGTTCAGCTGCGCCAGCTCTTTCAACTGCTCCAGAGAACCACACAGCACCACGCCTGGCTTGTTACGGTTGCGCTGCTTGGCATCAAACTTGCGCTCCAGGCCTTTGGCATCTGAAGTCATGATGATGTAACCGACTTTGGTCGGACAGACGATCATGCCGCCTTCAGCAGACAGGATGTTAACTGCTTCTGGCTGTAAGCCGCCGTTCCAGTGGATAGTCTTATTGCTCATGGTCGCACCTGTGATTCTCAGAGGGTAAATTAAGCGGTCAACGTTTTAAGGTAGCACAGCTTTAGCGGCTGGCCCTGGCTGACCTGTTGCACTCATCCTGACTTTACCCGCCTCAGATGGCAACAATTAATGCATTTACCCCTTTATTGTTTTCCACAGGAAACAGTTGTTGCAAAAACAGGATGATGGCAGAACTTTTTTTACGGATTACCCACTCACTTTTTTCTTCAGCGCGGAAGCCCTTATGCAACTCACCTTTTTCACGGCAGAGGATAAAACTGTTCTGAGTAGCTGGTTCACTTCTCAGCAGGAGGTGACCCAGTGGGCTGGCCCCGGCGTGGCGTGGCCGCTGACCGACAGCTTTCTCGACACCCTGCTGGATTCAGCCAGCCAGAACCCGGCAAGCCTGTTGACCTTTGCAGGACGTCTGGAGGGGAAGCTGGTGGCGGTGGCACAGATGGGATTCGACTGGGATAATCGTTTTGTCTGCCTGGCACGGGTAATAGTCAATCCCGCTATGCGGGGGCAAAAACTGGCAGTACAGATGCTGCAATCCCTGGTGGATGCTGCCTTCAGAGATCCAAATCTTGATCGGATTGAACTCCAGGTTTATCCCTTTAATACTGCGGCTGTCAGAACTTATGAAAAGCTGGGATTTGTGCGGGAAGGCGTGCGGAGAGCCTGCGTGGTGGTGGACGATGAGTGTTGGGACAGTGCTTTTTACGGCCTGCTGCGCAGAGAGTACACCCTGCGCAGCGCCGCCTGATTAAGCCGGAATTAACTTCTCAGCTTTCAGCTTATCGAACAGGGCAATAAAGGCATCCCGGGTACACTGATAGCCCGTAAAGCCCGCTTTGCGGCTCTTGCTGACGTCGGTGATCACTTCCATCGGACGACCCAGATCGGCATCGGTATGCCACCATGAAACCAGCCTGCCGATATCCGCCTCTTTCAGATTGAACTGCTTCGCAATGGCCTGCCACTGCTCAGGTGCGGCATCCATACGGCCTTCCAGCGGCTGCATTTCGCCAGGGAAAGGCGCGGCTTCAATACCGAAGTAATCAGCGATCTCGCCCCACATCCACTGCCAGCGGAAGACATCGCCGTTCACCACGTTGTAATCCTGATCCTGCGCTGAAGGCGTGGTCGCCGCCCATTCCAGCTGCTGGGCCAGAATATGGGCATCGGTCATATCGGTAACGCCTTCCCACTGAGCTTTAGAGCCAGGGAAGACAAACGGCTGGCCGGTCTGCTTGCACAGGCTGGCATAGACCGCCAGGGTCTGGCCCATGTTCATCGCATTACCCAGCGCAAAGCCGATGATGGTATGCGGACGGTGAACGCTCCAGGTAAAGCCATACTTCTCAGCACCGGCGAAGACTTCATCTTCCTGCGCGTAGTAGAAGTTATCCACGTCCTGGCGGCCCTGCTCTTCACGGAACGGGGTCACAGGCACCGCGCCTTTGCCATAGGCATCGAACGGGCCAAGATAGTGCTTAAGGCCGGTGACCAGCGCAACGTGGCCGCCTTTAAGGCCATCACCCAGCGCTTCGATCACATTGCGCACCATCCCGCCATTAACGCGGATATTCTCTTTCTCATTGGCCTGACGCGCCCAGACGCTGAAAAAGACTTTGTCCACTTTGAGGCCATCCAGGGCTTTCACCACGGAATCACGATCGGTGAGATCGGCCGTTAACGACGTGCAGCCTGCTGGCACCGCCGTGCGTCCGCGTGAAAGACCGTAAACTTCCCAGCCTTCACCGGTGAGTTTTTCCGCCAGAGCGGTTCCGATTACGCCGCTGACGCCGACGATAAGTGCACGTTGTTGCATAGGTTGTCTCCTGAATTAAGGGCAGGTAATAAGCTTAATAGAGAATCTGTTTCTTATCTGCGGTATAAATTCACATCATTCCGGAAATGAATTCACTAATTATGATGACTCAGGATCGTCTCAAGGGCATTACGCCCTTTGTAGCCAGTGTGGAACAGGGCAGCTTCACCGCAGCAGCAGAGAGCCTGCATCTCACCAGTTCAGCGGTGAGTAAAAGTGTTGCCAGGCTGGAAGCGCGTTTAGGGTCGCAGCTGTTTGAGCGCACCACGCGACGGCTGACGCTCACCGATGCGGGTCAGGCATTTTACGAAACCTGCACGCGGGTGCTGAATGAACTGCTGGAAGCCGAATCGGTGCTGGCGGCGCAGCGTACCATCCCGGTGGGACGCTTGCGGATTGCGGTTTCGCAGACCTATGGCCGGATGCAGGTAGCGCCGCTGCTGAACCAGTTCTGCCTGCAAAACCCGGAGATGCAGATTAGCCTCTCTTTTTCCGATCGTTTTGTGGATCTGTTTGAGGAAGGGATCGATATAGCGATCAGGATTGGCGGGCTGGCTGATTATCCCCCTTCACTGGGCTACCGTATTCTGGGCAGTGAGCGCCTGATCTTCTGCGCTTCTCCCGCTTATCTTGCTCAGCATGGCACGCCCTCTTCGTTGCAGGAACTCTCAACGCACCGTGCGATTGTTTATGACCGGGTAGATGGCAGCACCAGTCCCTGGCATGTGAAATCCGCCGACGGGCGCATTGCCACTAAAACGGTGCCGTACCGCATGGCGCTGGGTGATGGCGAATCGCAGGTAGCGGCGGTAGTAGCCGGTCTGGGCGTGGCGCAAATGGCCACCTGGCTGATGGAAAAGCAGTTAGAGAGGGGTGAACTGGTGCAGCTTCTGCCAGACCTCACCGTAAAAGGATTGCCGCTGACCGTGGTCTGGCCGCGCAAAAAACAGCTGACGCCAAAAGTGGCAGCGCTGTTAGCGGTACTGGAAGAGCTGAA
This genomic window from Erwinia sp. E_sp_B01_1 contains:
- a CDS encoding alpha,alpha-trehalase, which codes for MIDNNQTDYETCYHDYEAGLDAIVEPQPEPIRGLPAPDMLTPSDRYQELFEAVQTSRIFTDSKTFADCAPKLEPERILYRYFMQREREDFNLLAFVLENFDLPKVHDSRYVSDPNKSMGEHIDSLWPVLTRKPEKHSEFSSLLPLPQPYVVPGGRFGEAYYWDSYFSMLGFAASGRTDLLKSMADNFAWMIDTYGHIPNGNRTYYLSRSQPPVFALMVELFEKDGINEAHRYLKHLKREYAFWMDGEETLTPNEAYRHVVMLSDGSVLNRYWDDRDTPRDESWIEDVETARNSARPSSEVYRDLRAGAASGWDFSSRWLSEPGRLESIQTTSIVPVDLNAFLYKLETTIARLSAGRNDQATAEQFQQKAVRRREILDRYLWDNEAGLYRDYNWRDREKGAFSAASVTPLYVGMASLEQATQTAAAIRSHLLAPGGILCTVEETGEQWDKPNGWAPMQWMAIQGFNNYGEELLAKEIAARWLQVVGATYHRHHKMVEKYNVAGRAPVLAGGGEYPLQDGFGWTNGVTRRLLAMYPDVAPQR
- a CDS encoding SDR family oxidoreductase — its product is MIAVTGATGQLGRLVIEALLNKVPAAEIIAAVRTPEKATELAALGVQVREADYSRPETLLSAFSGVEKVLLISSSEVGAREAQHKAVIAAAKEAGVSLLAYTSLLHADTTPMGLGSEHRATEQALIASGVPYAILRNGWYSENYAASIAPAITHGAFIGAAAQGKIASASRQDYAEAAAAVLTRPDAAGNIYELAGDTAYTLEEYTAEIAAQSGMNIEYIDMPQADFAAALKGAGLPDWLAEMLADSDAGAAKGALFDQSHTLSKLTGRPTTPWQDVVKAFIPPL
- a CDS encoding ABC transporter substrate-binding protein, which translates into the protein MKKIALSALVMFACASTTAFAAESLRFGVDPTFPPFESKAPDGSLQGFDIDMGNALCHQMKVKCVWVQTGYDGIIPALQARKFDAILSAMAMTEKRRQQVAFTDMIYNTPSALVTKKNSGLKPDVASLKSKNVGVAQGTTQETYAKAVWAAAGINVVSYPNQEEIWPDLASGRVEATLTSAASAETGFLKSPQGKDYQISGDTLYDKKYFGEGVGIGLRKDDQARVEQINTALAELHKNGVYDKLAKKYFSFDVFHKLN
- a CDS encoding NUDIX hydrolase, with protein sequence MEPKIGVGVLIVREGKLLLGRRLGSHGAESWSAPGGHLEFGETPEACAQREVLEETALIVGKTSRVTFTNDFFNEEKKHYVTLFLLAEEFSGTPERCEPEKCAGWAWFAADELPEPLFAPLATLHQQGELLPLLNHV
- a CDS encoding MFS transporter; this translates as MAPVVNKSAALHSESLSDEDDSLVSPLDNTAPINKTYITRGTRRFMHATLALFCAGLSTFAVLYCVQPILPVFSQSFHLTPAQSSLSLSVTTAMMALGLLVTGPLSDAIGRKSVMSVSMLLAALFTLMCATMSSWEGVLAMRALTGLALSGVAAVAMTWLSEELHPVFLSFSMGLYISGNSIGGLVGRLSTGMLADHFSWNVSLFVVGLFALAAAALFFRLLPPSQHFRACSLRPRKLLVNFMFQWRDMGLPMLFLVGFILMGSFVTLFNYVSYRFMAAPFSLSQTVVGLLSVVYLTGTFSSPRAGMMTVKYGRGVVLMGSLTMMLVGLLATQFTSLFLVLPGLMLFAGGFFAAHSVASSWVGHRARRARGQASSLYLFFYYLGSSVAGTLGGVFWHNWGWMGVSAFVAVMLSGGLFLANNLRKIPVLVKKVR
- a CDS encoding Gfo/Idh/MocA family oxidoreductase, coding for MRIGLVGYGTGGQHFHAPFISAASGVELAGVVARAEATIARVKADFPDVPVYPSLTALLEAGVDIVTITTPPQTRRELVLEAINAGVAVIADKPFAPDASTGRELAAAAKAKGVVLGVYHNRRFDADILTLREVLEQQRVGKLWRVHNRMDLNDPNTLEGGEMGGLLRDMGSHLVDQAVWLLGPVKSVLAQTDLVERPEGPTDASFVITLNHTSGVHSHISSSKLNHLSARDIRAYGDRGSYVSNGTDVQAQAIFAGKRPTEDLANWGYEQPEYWGTLRTAEGEERIPSAQGCYHAYYEAFAKAVREGTEPPVTAGQAIMTLEVLDAALLSAREGRLVTIG
- a CDS encoding helix-turn-helix domain-containing protein; translation: MIKNDSACTSLSDKFRRGELFDVNCPSRDVLKRLTSRWSLLILVALQDDRLRFSELRRKIGGISERMLAQTLRLMEEDGFVERTAYDVIPPHVEYHLSPLGHEVREQVVGLADWIEMNLHQILQKRREFTGESEE